The following are encoded together in the Adhaeribacter arboris genome:
- a CDS encoding DUF3109 family protein — MIILEHTVISDDIKDKFFVCNLEKCKGACCVEGDLGAPLEEDELAILSENYEAIKPYLSAEGQKAIAEQGLYIKDWEDDFSTTTIGNRECAYAIYDDNLTLKCGIEQAYLDGKINWRKPISCHLYPIRITRYDGFEALNYDKWQICNAACSFGQELGVRVYQFLKEPLIRKYGEEWYNQLEELVAGEEKAVR, encoded by the coding sequence ATGATTATTCTGGAACACACAGTTATTAGCGACGATATAAAAGATAAGTTTTTTGTCTGTAATTTAGAGAAATGCAAAGGGGCCTGCTGTGTAGAAGGCGATCTAGGTGCCCCTCTGGAGGAAGACGAATTGGCTATATTATCCGAAAATTACGAGGCTATTAAACCTTATCTTTCTGCAGAAGGGCAAAAAGCCATTGCGGAACAAGGTTTATACATTAAAGATTGGGAAGACGACTTTTCGACTACCACTATTGGTAACCGCGAATGTGCCTATGCCATTTATGACGATAATTTAACTTTAAAATGCGGTATTGAACAAGCCTACCTAGACGGTAAAATTAATTGGAGAAAGCCAATCTCCTGCCACTTATATCCTATCCGGATAACTAGATACGACGGGTTTGAAGCATTAAATTATGACAAATGGCAGATATGTAATGCCGCCTGCAGCTTTGGCCAAGAGTTAGGTGTGCGCGTGTATCAATTCCTGAAAGAGCCTTTAATTCGGAAATACGGCGAAGAGTGGTATAATCAATTAGAAGAGCTGGTTGCCGGTGAGGAGAAAGCAGTTAGGTAA
- a CDS encoding YfiT family bacillithiol transferase, with protein MESNNTDSLRYPIGTYTAKPIISPEELKEYIQHITHLPAQLRKAVKDLNEKELDTPYRAGGWTVRQTVNHVADSHINSYVRFRLALTEDKPVIKTYEEHLWAELADAKHAPVDMSLILLEALHLRWVMLLESLTPEQWQRVFVHPTLGEVTLSNAAGLYSWHGRHHVAHITELRKRNFDR; from the coding sequence ATGGAAAGTAATAACACAGACTCACTTCGGTATCCGATTGGTACATACACCGCAAAACCAATTATTTCACCCGAAGAGCTAAAAGAATATATTCAGCATATTACCCATTTACCGGCCCAATTACGCAAAGCAGTAAAAGATTTGAACGAAAAAGAATTAGATACTCCTTACCGGGCGGGTGGCTGGACGGTACGCCAGACCGTAAATCACGTGGCGGATAGCCATATTAACAGCTATGTTCGCTTCCGCTTAGCCCTCACCGAGGATAAACCGGTAATTAAAACGTACGAAGAACACCTTTGGGCCGAACTAGCCGATGCCAAACATGCCCCCGTAGATATGTCCCTCATTTTGCTGGAAGCCTTGCACCTGCGTTGGGTAATGCTTTTGGAATCGCTTACCCCGGAACAATGGCAACGGGTATTTGTGCATCCTACTTTGGGGGAAGTAACTTTAAGTAATGCGGCGGGCTTGTATTCGTGGCATGGTCGGCATCACGTAGCCCATATTACCGAACTTAGAAAACGGAATTTCGACCGTTAA
- the tsaD gene encoding tRNA (adenosine(37)-N6)-threonylcarbamoyltransferase complex transferase subunit TsaD has translation MGPTILAIESSCDDTSAAIIRNGKVVANIVATQEVHKQYGGVVPELASRAHQQNIIPVVSQALLTAKITKSDLDAVAFTRGPGLLGALLVGCAFAKSFALGLNLPLMEVNHMQAHILAHFIDEPKPSFPFLCLTVSGGHTQIVLVKDYLDMQVLGQTTDDAVGEAFDKSAKLLGLPYPGGPLLDRTAATGNPDRFTFPIVNMPGYDFSFSGIKTSILYFLRENTTQNPHFIAENLADICASIQNALIQTLLKKLKQAAKDTGIREIAIAGGVSANSGLRQAMTDSAARYKWNVYIPAFEYCTDNAAMIAITAHYKYLQEDFTTQYVSPDPRLKL, from the coding sequence TTGGGTCCTACAATATTAGCAATCGAATCTTCCTGCGACGATACTTCGGCGGCAATTATCCGCAACGGCAAAGTAGTAGCCAACATAGTAGCCACGCAGGAAGTTCATAAACAGTACGGCGGCGTCGTGCCGGAATTAGCTTCCCGGGCACATCAACAAAATATTATTCCGGTGGTGTCGCAAGCCTTACTTACGGCAAAGATAACAAAAAGTGATTTAGATGCGGTAGCCTTTACCCGCGGACCCGGCTTACTCGGCGCCTTGCTGGTAGGCTGTGCCTTTGCTAAATCGTTTGCCTTGGGTTTAAATTTACCTTTAATGGAAGTAAATCACATGCAGGCCCATATCTTGGCCCATTTTATTGATGAACCTAAACCATCTTTTCCTTTTTTGTGCCTTACCGTAAGCGGCGGACATACCCAAATTGTACTCGTAAAAGATTATTTGGATATGCAAGTATTAGGTCAAACCACCGATGATGCTGTAGGCGAAGCATTCGATAAATCGGCCAAATTGCTGGGCCTACCTTATCCGGGTGGCCCGCTCTTGGACCGCACCGCGGCTACCGGTAACCCCGATCGTTTTACTTTTCCAATTGTAAACATGCCGGGTTACGACTTTTCCTTTAGCGGCATTAAAACTTCTATCTTGTACTTCCTCCGGGAAAATACAACGCAAAATCCCCATTTTATTGCCGAAAACTTAGCAGATATTTGTGCCAGCATTCAGAATGCCTTAATTCAAACTTTACTAAAAAAATTAAAGCAAGCCGCTAAAGACACCGGAATCCGGGAAATAGCCATTGCGGGTGGGGTTTCGGCAAATTCAGGTTTGCGTCAGGCTATGACCGATAGTGCCGCTCGTTATAAATGGAATGTGTACATTCCCGCCTTTGAGTATTGCACCGATAATGCCGCTATGATTGCGATAACCGCCCATTATAAGTATTTACAAGAGGATTTTACTACTCAATACGTCAGCCCTGACCCCCGTTTAAAATTGTAA
- a CDS encoding translocation/assembly module TamB domain-containing protein — protein sequence MENKTNNKWTGVIKTTLRIVIGLFLFIVLLLAGLMFALRQSSIQTSVVQKASKILSAKIGHQVTIGRVDIRFFNKVILEKVKVLDRNQEELFYIGEVEASLSGFSLQNYRKLTIETLKLTQPHAAFVRYKTADSMNLSVFLASLKKLMKTDTTKTAKTKFDFNIYGLEIQNGYFRYDNQKREPVAFGMDYQHLDIDSINVKISEIAFLGDTISMHLTDLQAHEHKSNTKLKNLDAHMIYAPTFWEFADLDLRVNKSNLGHYVRFDYKRFWNFTSFNDSVRVTASLDSSAVFSDDIAIFAPQLKDWHEKILISGEAKGYVRRFNAQNIDLYYGEKTHIVGNLSADGLPRYKETFADIKLKPSVILARDLKKFIPAKNYALVERLGTVKLQGDFLGFYSDFVAHGSFATALGKVVSDINLKINKNPDLSTYKGYLKTDRFALGKFIGNVRTLQSITMNGQVKGTGFNLASARLNLDATIQSVGILGYNYRYITTDATLSQELVAGKLNIKDPNLELTADGKINLSQKKPTFDLKTTINRANLQALKLLNKNFVLQTKASLNFTGLTLDNLLGQATFQNTTLTYGKEIINFDSVSIQSSRNQQGQRSIAASSKILDFSATGNFEVSRFITDFTTFVREDILSFKSNQSASEAYYQQKKNYTGQDYELNLAFRFKQGNSFLKAYVPELYLAENTLFTGNFRQGRNSIFNLYSHLDTLIYGNYKFYNNDFEINNSKLQNSPTVLASVVFSSRNQQFAGAAPSENLFLEGIWNDSTINFATNIAQTNSTNKASVSGNISFPPDKVQIILNQSNINILGKQWSIRPNNNILIGAAGKEIEVNGLELFYGNQSVNVTGQASRNPEKELVMEIKNFQLENLVPLLNQQIYGILNARASASNLFNKSIILSKLSVDSLRLDSIYIGEISGSTDWDKNEDKIKVDLGVFRSNMRVVSVTGDYNPQSENNPLNLLAVMDEAPIKLVEPLLKTLFSDLSGIMEGRVQINGRLNAPVLIGSAFVTNGRFRVNYLNTYYSFSDRIYFSDKDITFRNIKIRDMFTNSAVIAGTIQHEGFRNMSLDLKGDFRKFMVLNTTRAENSLYYGTAIATGTASLTGTPSNLSINVNARSEAGTKMSIPLDGQQEAKRQSYIQFVNHKRLRQDSVATDSAADVPRVDLAGIKLNFNLGITDDAELEIIFDEETGDIVRGSGNGRINLNIDTRGEFTMDGQVEIVKGYYNFTLYNIIRKGFNIRPGGTITWNGDPYAGIMDLTATYTQRIVLPVSITQEQSNIRYPVTAVMDLEGRLLAPEIKLNLEFEDTPSTLETQINAYLADIRNNQDELNRQVFNLLILKRLSDPSNTAQANVGAQVDNALGLTSSLSQALSNQLGNLISQLDSNLEIDIGLDGFSNQQINDLQLRLSYSLFKGRLRLSHEGGLPGSNNYTNSTNYNQTGTEVPGSWRADVYLRADGKLRLKLEYNITPYSYSTFGQTTVSSLRGSILHTERFDTFSELFARRKMRRRDRKATEKIIIDSDDRVGL from the coding sequence TTGGAAAACAAGACAAATAATAAGTGGACTGGTGTTATTAAAACTACTCTCCGAATAGTTATCGGTTTATTTTTATTTATTGTTTTGCTTTTAGCTGGGCTAATGTTTGCCTTACGGCAGTCCTCTATTCAAACCAGCGTGGTGCAAAAAGCATCTAAAATCCTCTCCGCTAAAATTGGTCACCAGGTTACCATTGGCCGAGTAGATATTCGATTTTTCAACAAAGTTATACTGGAAAAAGTAAAAGTTCTCGATCGGAACCAAGAAGAATTATTTTATATCGGCGAAGTCGAGGCAAGTCTTAGTGGTTTTTCGCTGCAAAATTACCGCAAATTAACCATCGAAACCTTAAAGCTTACGCAGCCACACGCCGCTTTTGTAAGATATAAAACGGCCGATTCGATGAACTTAAGTGTTTTTCTGGCTTCCCTGAAAAAATTAATGAAAACCGATACCACTAAAACGGCTAAAACTAAGTTTGATTTTAATATATATGGCCTGGAAATCCAGAACGGATATTTTCGCTACGATAATCAGAAACGTGAACCTGTTGCCTTTGGTATGGATTACCAACATTTGGACATTGACAGCATTAACGTAAAAATATCGGAAATTGCTTTTTTAGGTGATACTATTAGCATGCACCTAACTGATCTGCAAGCCCACGAGCATAAATCAAATACCAAACTAAAAAACCTGGACGCGCACATGATCTACGCGCCAACATTTTGGGAGTTTGCCGATCTGGATTTACGTGTAAACAAAAGCAATTTGGGCCATTACGTCCGTTTTGATTACAAACGATTTTGGAACTTTACTTCGTTTAACGATAGTGTTCGGGTAACCGCTTCCCTTGATTCTTCCGCCGTATTTTCCGATGATATTGCCATATTCGCTCCGCAGTTAAAAGATTGGCACGAAAAAATTCTTATTTCCGGGGAAGCTAAAGGATACGTCAGGCGTTTTAATGCCCAAAATATTGACCTGTATTACGGCGAAAAAACTCATATCGTTGGGAATTTAAGTGCGGATGGTTTGCCCCGTTACAAAGAAACGTTTGCCGATATTAAACTCAAACCTTCGGTAATACTGGCGCGGGATCTTAAAAAGTTTATTCCGGCTAAGAATTATGCCCTGGTAGAGCGGTTGGGAACCGTAAAGCTGCAAGGCGACTTCCTGGGTTTTTATTCCGATTTTGTGGCGCATGGTTCTTTTGCCACGGCCCTGGGCAAGGTGGTGTCGGATATAAATCTTAAAATAAATAAGAATCCGGACCTATCTACTTACAAAGGTTATTTAAAAACCGATCGGTTTGCGTTAGGCAAGTTTATTGGCAATGTGCGTACCCTGCAATCTATTACCATGAACGGTCAGGTGAAAGGAACCGGCTTTAACCTGGCTTCTGCCCGTTTAAATTTAGATGCCACTATCCAATCGGTAGGAATTTTAGGTTATAACTACCGCTATATTACCACCGATGCCACCTTAAGTCAGGAGTTAGTAGCCGGAAAATTGAACATCAAAGATCCCAATCTCGAATTAACCGCCGACGGAAAGATAAATTTAAGTCAGAAAAAACCCACTTTCGACCTAAAAACAACTATTAACCGAGCTAACCTGCAAGCATTAAAGTTATTGAACAAGAACTTTGTTTTACAAACCAAGGCTAGTTTAAATTTTACCGGTTTAACTCTGGATAATTTACTCGGGCAGGCTACTTTCCAAAATACTACTCTTACGTACGGCAAAGAAATTATTAATTTCGATTCGGTCTCCATTCAATCTTCCCGCAACCAACAAGGCCAGCGTTCAATTGCGGCAAGCAGTAAAATTCTGGATTTTTCAGCAACCGGTAATTTTGAGGTATCGCGGTTTATAACTGATTTTACCACGTTTGTGCGGGAAGATATTCTTAGTTTTAAAAGCAATCAATCGGCCAGTGAAGCTTATTACCAGCAGAAAAAGAACTATACCGGCCAAGATTATGAATTAAATTTAGCTTTCCGTTTTAAGCAAGGGAATTCTTTCCTGAAAGCTTACGTGCCAGAATTATACCTGGCTGAAAACACTTTATTTACGGGTAATTTCCGGCAAGGGCGCAACTCGATTTTTAATTTATACAGTCACCTGGACACCTTAATTTACGGCAATTATAAATTCTATAACAACGATTTTGAAATTAACAATTCTAAGCTACAAAACAGTCCAACGGTATTAGCCAGCGTGGTATTTTCCTCGCGTAATCAGCAATTTGCCGGGGCGGCTCCTTCCGAAAACTTGTTTCTGGAAGGAATTTGGAACGATAGCACCATTAACTTTGCTACTAATATTGCGCAAACGAACAGCACGAATAAAGCCTCCGTGAGCGGCAATATTAGTTTTCCGCCCGATAAAGTTCAGATAATTCTAAACCAATCCAACATTAATATTCTGGGTAAGCAGTGGAGCATCCGGCCCAACAATAATATTTTAATTGGGGCTGCCGGTAAAGAAATTGAAGTAAACGGATTGGAATTATTTTACGGTAACCAAAGCGTTAACGTAACTGGTCAGGCTTCGCGTAATCCGGAGAAAGAACTGGTCATGGAAATTAAAAACTTTCAGCTCGAAAACTTAGTCCCGCTATTGAATCAGCAAATTTATGGAATACTAAATGCCCGGGCATCAGCTTCCAACTTATTTAATAAATCTATCATTCTCAGCAAATTATCTGTTGATTCCTTGCGTCTGGATTCTATTTACATCGGGGAAATTAGTGGTTCTACCGATTGGGACAAGAACGAAGACAAGATAAAAGTAGATTTAGGAGTATTCCGGAGTAATATGCGGGTAGTATCGGTTACCGGCGATTACAATCCTCAATCCGAAAACAATCCGTTGAATTTACTGGCCGTAATGGACGAAGCTCCCATTAAGTTGGTGGAGCCTTTGTTAAAAACGTTATTTTCCGATTTATCGGGTATTATGGAAGGCCGCGTTCAAATAAATGGCCGCCTGAATGCCCCGGTACTCATAGGGTCGGCGTTCGTTACCAATGGCCGTTTCCGGGTAAATTATTTAAATACGTATTACTCTTTCAGCGACCGGATTTATTTTTCGGATAAGGACATAACGTTCCGGAATATTAAAATCCGGGATATGTTTACCAATTCGGCGGTTATCGCCGGCACCATTCAGCACGAAGGATTCCGGAACATGTCGCTTGATTTGAAAGGTGATTTCCGGAAGTTTATGGTGCTAAATACCACCCGGGCCGAAAACTCACTCTATTATGGAACCGCCATTGCTACGGGTACGGCTAGCTTAACGGGCACTCCTTCCAATTTATCTATTAATGTAAATGCCCGTAGCGAAGCGGGCACCAAAATGTCGATTCCTCTGGACGGCCAACAAGAAGCAAAGCGACAAAGTTATATTCAGTTTGTTAATCACAAGCGCTTGCGCCAGGATTCGGTAGCTACCGATTCTGCGGCAGATGTTCCGCGGGTAGATTTAGCGGGTATTAAGCTTAATTTTAATTTAGGAATTACGGATGATGCCGAGTTGGAAATTATTTTTGACGAAGAAACCGGCGACATTGTGCGGGGCTCGGGTAACGGCCGGATAAATTTAAATATTGATACCCGGGGCGAATTTACCATGGATGGGCAGGTAGAAATTGTGAAAGGTTATTACAACTTCACTTTGTATAACATAATCCGGAAAGGCTTTAACATCCGGCCGGGCGGTACCATTACCTGGAACGGCGACCCTTACGCCGGAATTATGGACCTTACGGCCACTTATACGCAAAGGATAGTTTTACCCGTAAGTATCACGCAGGAACAAAGTAACATCCGCTACCCCGTAACGGCAGTAATGGACTTGGAAGGAAGATTACTTGCTCCGGAAATTAAACTGAACCTGGAGTTTGAAGATACTCCCTCTACTCTGGAAACTCAAATTAATGCCTATTTAGCGGATATTCGAAACAACCAGGATGAACTCAACCGGCAAGTATTTAATTTATTAATTTTAAAACGCTTATCCGACCCGAGTAACACCGCGCAAGCCAACGTTGGCGCCCAGGTAGATAACGCGTTAGGCCTCACCAGCAGTTTGAGCCAAGCTTTATCAAACCAGTTAGGTAATTTAATTTCGCAACTCGACAGCAATTTAGAGATTGACATCGGCTTGGATGGTTTTTCTAACCAGCAAATTAATGATTTACAACTCCGGTTAAGTTACTCTTTATTCAAAGGGCGGCTGCGGTTGAGCCACGAAGGTGGCTTACCGGGTAGTAATAATTACACCAATAGCACAAATTATAACCAGACCGGAACAGAAGTGCCGGGATCGTGGCGGGCAGATGTTTACCTGCGCGCTGACGGAAAACTTCGCTTAAAATTAGAGTATAACATCACTCCTTATTCTTATTCCACCTTTGGCCAGACTACGGTAAGCAGTTTACGCGGCAGTATTTTACACACCGAGCGCTTCGACACGTTTTCCGAGCTATTTGCCCGTCGTAAAATGCGCCGCCGCGACCGCAAAGCCACCGAAAAAATAATCATCGACTCCGACGACCGCGTAGGACTCTGA
- a CDS encoding cell division protein FtsX, which translates to MAKHPNKPTRKKKLGSYPHTMVIFTITLALFVIGLFSTLLIHASKLSDIVKQSIEVQVYLDFDLTQTQLARLKNTFSQKEYIAYLNQQPQVRFFSKEEGAKEFIQESGEDFMAFLGDNPLRDAFILNINPDFADSEHLKKIKAELEEMDGVYEVQYVASLIDSINQNLKKISIILLSFAGILVLVVVILINNTIKLAMFSQRFLIRSMQLVGATAGFIQRPFMNRAILQGFISSLLASGMLLGLLSYAYYQINELYLLRDETKLIILGILLVILGMVIGFISSYRAVRKYMHLSLDELY; encoded by the coding sequence ATGGCAAAACACCCCAATAAACCTACCCGCAAAAAGAAACTTGGTAGCTATCCGCATACCATGGTTATTTTTACCATTACTTTGGCTCTTTTTGTGATTGGTTTGTTTAGCACCTTGCTTATTCACGCGAGTAAATTATCCGATATTGTTAAACAAAGCATAGAAGTACAAGTCTACCTGGATTTTGATTTAACGCAAACCCAGTTGGCCCGCCTGAAAAACACGTTTTCTCAGAAAGAATACATTGCCTACCTGAATCAACAACCCCAAGTTCGCTTTTTTTCGAAAGAAGAAGGCGCTAAAGAATTTATTCAGGAAAGCGGCGAAGACTTCATGGCCTTTTTAGGTGATAACCCCCTGCGGGACGCCTTTATTTTAAACATTAACCCCGATTTTGCCGACTCGGAACATTTGAAAAAGATAAAAGCTGAATTGGAAGAAATGGATGGCGTTTACGAGGTGCAGTACGTAGCTAGCTTAATTGATTCCATTAACCAAAACCTTAAAAAAATCAGCATTATATTGCTCAGCTTTGCGGGTATTCTGGTGTTGGTAGTGGTTATTTTAATCAATAACACGATTAAACTGGCTATGTTTTCGCAACGTTTCTTGATTAGGAGCATGCAATTAGTAGGCGCTACGGCTGGTTTCATCCAACGTCCCTTTATGAACCGGGCTATTTTACAAGGTTTTATTAGTAGTTTACTGGCCTCGGGTATGTTGCTAGGCTTATTAAGCTATGCTTATTACCAAATAAACGAGTTGTATTTACTCCGCGACGAAACCAAATTAATCATTCTGGGTATTTTGTTGGTAATATTAGGCATGGTTATCGGTTTTATTAGTTCGTACCGGGCCGTGCGCAAATACATGCATTTATCTTTGGATGAACTTTATTAA
- a CDS encoding DUF3098 domain-containing protein: MENKNEFAFGRKNYLFMIVGLVVLAIGFIIMTLDAEPYGEGFMGITLGPIILVIGFIIEFFAIMVKDRKKA; the protein is encoded by the coding sequence ATGGAAAACAAAAATGAGTTTGCCTTCGGCAGAAAGAATTACCTGTTCATGATAGTGGGCTTAGTAGTATTAGCTATTGGTTTTATTATTATGACCTTGGACGCAGAGCCCTACGGCGAAGGTTTTATGGGAATTACCTTAGGCCCCATAATTTTAGTAATTGGATTTATTATTGAGTTTTTTGCTATTATGGTAAAAGACCGTAAAAAAGCTTAA
- a CDS encoding undecaprenyl-diphosphate phosphatase, with protein MSFWHAIILAIVEGLTEFLPVSSTGHMIIVSSLMGINATEFTKMFTVNIQFGAILSVLVLYRKRFFQSLDFYKKLLIAFIPAIVIGFLLNDVIDALLESVLTVAISLVLGGIVLLFVDKWFNNDPTHSTPSAKQAFVIGLAQCIAMIPGVSRSAASIIGGLAQGISRKAAAEFSFFLAIPTMLAAASYKFITDFLHLDMKDDILKMNTAKIQASLNQLSAHDVQTLLLGNLVAFVVAMLAIKFFINFLTKYGFKFFGIYRIIVGVLLLVFLLFGVDLSV; from the coding sequence ATGAGTTTCTGGCACGCAATTATCCTGGCTATTGTAGAAGGCCTTACCGAATTTTTACCCGTATCCTCTACCGGCCACATGATCATCGTTTCGAGTTTGATGGGCATTAATGCTACGGAGTTTACGAAAATGTTTACCGTAAATATTCAGTTCGGAGCTATTTTATCGGTATTAGTTTTGTACCGGAAACGTTTTTTTCAATCCCTGGATTTTTATAAAAAATTACTTATTGCATTTATTCCGGCAATTGTCATCGGTTTTTTGCTCAACGATGTAATAGATGCTTTGTTGGAAAGCGTGCTAACCGTGGCTATATCGCTGGTGTTGGGCGGTATTGTATTATTATTTGTAGATAAATGGTTCAACAATGATCCTACGCACAGCACTCCTTCGGCGAAGCAAGCTTTTGTAATTGGTTTGGCCCAATGTATTGCCATGATTCCGGGAGTTTCCCGATCGGCGGCTTCCATTATCGGGGGTTTGGCGCAAGGTATTTCCCGGAAAGCCGCGGCTGAATTTTCTTTTTTCCTGGCTATCCCTACTATGCTGGCCGCCGCGAGTTACAAATTCATCACTGATTTTCTGCACCTGGATATGAAAGACGATATTTTAAAAATGAATACGGCCAAAATTCAGGCAAGTCTGAACCAATTGTCGGCGCACGATGTACAAACCCTTTTACTAGGCAATTTGGTAGCCTTTGTGGTAGCCATGCTGGCCATTAAGTTTTTTATTAATTTCTTAACCAAATACGGCTTTAAATTTTTCGGCATTTACCGCATTATTGTAGGCGTACTTTTATTGGTATTTTTATTATTTGGGGTGGATCTAAGTGTGTAA
- the truB gene encoding tRNA pseudouridine(55) synthase TruB: MREYDFEAGEILLIDKPLHWTSFDVVKKVRNLLRIKKIGHAGTLDPLASGLLILCTGKYTKKIEEIQAQEKEYTGHFTIGQTTPSFDLETEVDQICDYQHLTEQEIYTAAAAFVGHINQVPPLFSAVKINGERAYTLARRGEEAEIKAKSIHIQVFEITKLEIPLVHFRVVCSKGTYIRSLARDFGQQLGCGAHLSKLIRTRIGNYHVEQALTIANIQAIRKYQQEQHAGN; encoded by the coding sequence ATGCGGGAATATGATTTCGAGGCCGGCGAAATTCTCTTGATTGACAAACCACTGCATTGGACTTCTTTTGATGTGGTAAAAAAAGTGCGGAATTTGCTCCGGATAAAAAAAATCGGCCACGCGGGCACGTTAGATCCTTTAGCTTCCGGCTTATTAATTTTATGCACCGGAAAATACACCAAGAAAATAGAAGAAATTCAAGCGCAGGAAAAAGAATATACCGGTCATTTTACCATCGGGCAAACTACTCCTTCTTTTGATTTAGAAACCGAAGTCGATCAAATCTGCGATTACCAGCACCTTACCGAGCAAGAAATATACACTGCGGCAGCCGCTTTTGTAGGACACATTAACCAGGTACCACCTTTATTCTCGGCCGTAAAAATTAACGGGGAACGCGCCTACACCTTGGCGCGCCGCGGCGAAGAAGCTGAAATAAAAGCTAAATCTATTCATATTCAGGTTTTTGAAATTACTAAATTGGAAATACCCTTAGTGCATTTCCGGGTAGTTTGCTCCAAAGGCACGTATATCCGCAGTCTGGCCCGTGATTTTGGGCAACAATTAGGTTGTGGTGCCCATTTATCAAAATTAATCCGGACCCGCATTGGCAATTATCATGTAGAACAAGCGCTAACTATAGCCAATATCCAGGCTATCCGGAAGTACCAACAGGAACAGCATGCAGGTAATTAG
- a CDS encoding bifunctional riboflavin kinase/FAD synthetase: MQVIRSLSEFPALSQAVVTSGTFDGVHKGHQKILQRLIQITQQTNGQSVVITYWPHPRLVLHPETQNLHLLSTIEERIEQLAAFGMDYLLIIPFTREFANLDSEQFITQILVNTIHTKKLVIGYDHRFGRNRMGSFEYLRQHAPELGFEVEEIPRQDIDHVAVSSTKIRTALEQGEIQIANAYLGRYYSLRGTVVKGKQLGRTLGYPTANLDVSDQHKLIPKQGIYTVQVKIQEQVLGGMLSIGTNPTVGGIHQTIEVNIFNFEADLYGQEITLLFVDRIRDEENFGSVEELVLQLHRDKEFALQILNTRL, encoded by the coding sequence ATGCAGGTAATTAGGAGCCTTTCGGAGTTTCCGGCGTTAAGCCAGGCCGTTGTTACCAGCGGTACCTTCGATGGAGTTCACAAGGGCCATCAGAAAATTTTGCAGCGCCTTATCCAAATTACGCAGCAAACTAATGGCCAAAGCGTGGTTATTACTTACTGGCCCCATCCTCGCCTGGTCCTGCATCCGGAAACTCAAAACCTGCATTTACTTTCTACCATTGAAGAACGGATTGAACAATTGGCGGCTTTCGGCATGGATTATTTGCTAATAATTCCGTTTACCCGTGAGTTTGCCAACCTTGATTCAGAACAATTTATCACCCAAATTTTAGTAAATACCATTCATACCAAAAAGTTGGTGATCGGGTACGATCACCGTTTCGGCCGCAACCGGATGGGCAGTTTCGAATATCTGCGCCAACACGCTCCCGAACTAGGATTTGAAGTAGAAGAAATTCCTCGCCAGGATATTGATCATGTAGCAGTAAGTTCAACTAAAATCCGGACTGCTTTGGAACAAGGAGAAATCCAGATTGCCAATGCTTATTTGGGGCGTTACTATTCTCTACGAGGTACCGTGGTGAAAGGCAAACAATTGGGCCGCACTTTGGGTTATCCAACTGCTAACCTCGATGTATCGGATCAGCATAAATTAATTCCCAAGCAAGGCATTTATACGGTACAGGTTAAAATTCAGGAACAGGTACTAGGCGGCATGCTCAGTATTGGTACAAACCCCACCGTAGGCGGTATTCATCAAACCATTGAGGTTAATATTTTTAATTTTGAAGCAGATCTATACGGCCAGGAAATTACCTTACTCTTCGTGGATCGTATCCGGGATGAGGAAAACTTTGGTAGTGTAGAAGAACTGGTTTTACAGCTGCATCGCGATAAAGAATTTGCCTTACAAATCTTGAATACGCGCTTATAA